The following coding sequences lie in one Magnetococcus sp. PR-3 genomic window:
- a CDS encoding GlxA family transcriptional regulator → MTYSRRIFILITPGFEIMDLAGPAAVFHTASSLADETPYTLHTLSICGGIISSSAGIAVESLALHTITFTQDDTLLMAGMAESRVQETLADTELLTTLCRTAQQVGRMGSVCAGALVLAAAGLLKGKQATTHWAACPLLAKLAPEADLQPDALYVTDGNLWTSAGVATGMDMALAMLESDLGSTLKGQTARYLVLYAHRPGNQSQFSTLLQTQLQTDTPFAEVVQWMDANLDRDLRVADMADKAGMSERAFHRRFRAVHGQPPAKFLSQLRVERAKQLLEKGHSVQQVTSAVGFHSEAGFRTIFTAYVGISPSLHKKLHTANIHTSPTKNSYHSKS, encoded by the coding sequence ATGACCTATTCACGACGCATCTTTATTCTCATCACCCCTGGTTTTGAAATTATGGATCTGGCAGGACCTGCCGCTGTTTTTCATACCGCATCCAGCTTGGCCGATGAGACCCCCTATACACTGCATACACTCTCGATCTGTGGTGGCATCATCAGCAGTTCAGCGGGGATTGCGGTAGAGAGCCTAGCCCTGCACACCATCACATTCACCCAGGATGATACCCTGCTTATGGCGGGTATGGCAGAATCACGGGTTCAAGAAACCTTGGCAGATACTGAGCTTTTGACCACATTGTGCCGTACAGCCCAGCAGGTTGGGCGCATGGGTTCGGTTTGTGCTGGTGCCCTAGTTTTAGCCGCAGCGGGTCTGTTAAAAGGTAAACAAGCGACCACGCACTGGGCAGCTTGCCCCCTACTGGCCAAACTGGCACCAGAAGCTGATCTACAGCCCGATGCACTGTATGTGACCGATGGCAACCTGTGGACATCGGCGGGTGTAGCAACAGGTATGGATATGGCGTTAGCAATGCTAGAGAGTGATCTGGGTTCCACACTAAAAGGTCAAACCGCCCGTTATTTGGTTCTCTATGCCCATCGGCCAGGTAATCAATCCCAGTTCAGCACGTTGCTACAGACCCAGCTTCAAACGGACACCCCTTTTGCAGAGGTTGTGCAGTGGATGGATGCCAACTTAGACCGAGATTTGCGGGTAGCGGATATGGCCGATAAAGCTGGCATGTCTGAACGGGCCTTTCATCGGCGGTTTCGAGCGGTTCATGGGCAGCCCCCGGCAAAATTTCTCTCCCAACTCAGGGTAGAAAGGGCCAAACAACTGCTGGAAAAAGGTCATAGTGTACAACAGGTGACCTCGGCTGTAGGCTTTCACTCAGAGGCGGGCTTTCGTACCATCTTTACAGCCTATGTGGGTATATCCCCCTCATTACATAAAAAGCTACATACAGCAAACATTCACACATCTCCAACCAAAAACAGCTACCATTCCAAAAGCTAG
- the ybgF gene encoding tol-pal system protein YbgF, which yields MDKSMQSQPLLATARRLALVTALGLSLTACVANPNAIGDQQGERAKPVKSPTELAIDEVHTKLDALTAADASRRTALTDQNKRLELLQQEITTLRGELDQTRHGAQQLGQHVAELRNYIARAYGMPVQAPSNDFMAQPTPQPSELGAQPALNQAGTGLVGMQTRPDANQTTGMNPQGTNPGLNTGMPITNISGQPPNPAMQPPAMPGQQPAMGQGMQLPTMGQGMQPPAMPGQQTTLGQKINMGQPGQTLPPGGPIAPTQPPKPETMAQATTAKGSYDQAKLYVTSGQYDRAQELFEGFLSQYEADPLADNAQYWLGEMHYVQRNFRNALVEFNNVLVKWPNSAKVPDSLLKIGFSFYELEDYENARRALEQLVQNYPDANAVPLAMQRIKRIDQVKANLR from the coding sequence ATGGATAAGTCGATGCAATCCCAACCTCTATTGGCTACCGCCCGCCGTCTCGCTTTGGTGACTGCGCTGGGGTTAAGTCTGACGGCCTGTGTGGCCAACCCCAACGCCATTGGTGACCAACAGGGGGAGCGTGCCAAACCGGTAAAAAGCCCAACAGAGCTGGCCATAGATGAGGTGCACACCAAGCTGGATGCCCTCACCGCTGCTGATGCTTCCCGCCGTACAGCCCTAACGGATCAAAATAAACGTCTGGAGCTGTTACAGCAGGAGATCACCACCCTGCGTGGTGAGCTGGATCAAACGCGTCATGGCGCCCAACAGCTTGGCCAACATGTGGCAGAACTGCGTAACTACATTGCCCGTGCTTATGGTATGCCTGTGCAGGCCCCAAGCAATGATTTTATGGCTCAGCCTACCCCACAACCCTCAGAGTTAGGGGCACAACCGGCGCTTAACCAAGCTGGTACCGGCTTGGTGGGCATGCAGACACGACCGGATGCCAACCAAACCACAGGCATGAACCCGCAGGGCACCAATCCAGGTTTGAATACAGGCATGCCCATTACAAATATATCTGGGCAGCCACCTAACCCTGCCATGCAGCCTCCCGCCATGCCTGGGCAACAGCCCGCTATGGGGCAAGGTATGCAGCTGCCCACAATGGGGCAAGGCATGCAACCACCAGCCATGCCTGGACAGCAGACAACTTTGGGGCAGAAGATTAATATGGGGCAGCCAGGTCAAACACTGCCCCCCGGTGGCCCCATTGCACCAACCCAGCCACCAAAGCCTGAAACCATGGCTCAGGCCACCACGGCCAAAGGCTCCTACGATCAAGCCAAACTCTATGTGACCAGTGGCCAATATGACCGTGCTCAAGAGCTGTTTGAAGGGTTCTTAAGTCAGTATGAGGCGGATCCCCTGGCGGATAATGCTCAGTATTGGTTGGGTGAGATGCACTATGTACAACGCAACTTCCGTAATGCGTTGGTCGAGTTCAATAATGTACTGGTTAAATGGCCAAATAGCGCAAAGGTACCCGATAGCCTGCTAAAAATTGGCTTTAGTTTCTATGAGCTGGAAGATTACGAAAATGCACGCCGTGCGCTGGAGCAACTGGTACAGAACTATCCAGATGCCAATGCCGTTCCCCTGGCGATGCAACGTATTAAACGCATAGATCAGGTAAAAGCCAATTTGCGTTAA
- the pal gene encoding peptidoglycan-associated lipoprotein Pal, producing the protein MKRTGLFITAALLTGILTGCGALPKDKPGDLRQEQMQDAEKGAEEAGNGQALTRPEGTTEEIGGGEGMEGSQYTPGSSYGDEQGGYGVAGSTQDPMGRPENMIFFGYDSEALTYEAQNVLAQHAANIVKGGVQMVSVEGHCDERGTREYNLALGQKRADAVKRFLNAQGVPMSVMRTVSYGKERPLYTGHNESSWAQNRRAVLLYQ; encoded by the coding sequence ATGAAACGCACAGGTCTGTTCATTACTGCGGCACTGCTTACCGGAATTTTGACGGGTTGTGGCGCGTTGCCTAAAGATAAGCCCGGTGATCTGCGTCAAGAACAGATGCAAGATGCTGAAAAAGGCGCGGAAGAAGCGGGCAACGGTCAAGCACTAACCCGCCCAGAAGGCACCACAGAGGAAATTGGTGGTGGTGAGGGCATGGAAGGCAGCCAGTACACCCCTGGTTCCAGCTATGGTGATGAGCAAGGTGGCTATGGTGTGGCAGGCAGCACCCAAGATCCCATGGGTCGCCCTGAGAACATGATCTTCTTTGGTTATGACTCGGAAGCACTCACCTACGAAGCTCAAAATGTGCTGGCGCAACATGCGGCCAACATTGTTAAGGGCGGTGTACAGATGGTGAGTGTCGAAGGACACTGTGATGAACGTGGTACCCGTGAGTACAACTTGGCCCTGGGCCAAAAGCGTGCAGATGCGGTTAAACGTTTTCTCAATGCTCAAGGGGTACCCATGAGTGTGATGCGCACCGTCTCCTACGGTAAAGAGCGTCCTCTCTACACCGGGCATAATGAATCATCCTGGGCCCAAAACCGTCGTGCGGTTCTGCTTTATCAGTAA
- the tolB gene encoding Tol-Pal system beta propeller repeat protein TolB — MNHLLRILRHMGTPLLGLTLVMLLAAPARAQMEIDVQKQGLEPMPIAVPAFASVSANGHVAPPNRFNRQITALIVADLRRSGLFNPLNPKAFLQPSDKLWKQGPNFRKWRLVGADAVVQGAITQRGSRIQVDFFLHDIYRGKLIGKGWRFTTKPSNWRHVAHRVADEIYTRLTGERAYFTSRIAFVAKRGKQSFLSMMDADGANRMDLKVKGRNDLVLTPRFSPDGERLLYISYETGEPRIYRWDLYTGKRVRRSNYPGLNSTPAWSPDGRHMALTLSKDGNAEIYVIDMRSQKLTRLTYNAAIDTSPSWSPDGRRLVFTSDRAGTPQLYIMNADGRNVQRLTRRGKSSTAPKWSPRGDKIAFVRGGGGKFRIAVIGTNGRNEVMLTDSWMDESPTWSPNGRVILFSRQQRGTARTRLYTIDITGFNELEVPLEQGISASDPSWSPVIK, encoded by the coding sequence ATGAACCATCTTCTTCGTATACTCCGTCATATGGGCACCCCACTGCTGGGTCTAACCCTGGTGATGTTACTGGCTGCTCCTGCTCGAGCACAGATGGAAATTGATGTGCAAAAGCAGGGTTTGGAACCCATGCCGATTGCGGTACCGGCCTTTGCTTCGGTCTCAGCCAACGGTCATGTGGCGCCGCCTAACCGTTTTAACCGTCAGATCACAGCATTGATTGTGGCTGACCTTCGCCGTAGCGGCCTGTTTAACCCGCTTAATCCAAAAGCGTTTTTACAACCATCGGATAAGTTATGGAAACAGGGACCCAACTTTCGTAAATGGCGCTTGGTTGGGGCCGATGCGGTGGTACAAGGGGCGATCACCCAACGGGGAAGCCGTATTCAGGTCGATTTTTTCCTGCATGATATCTACCGGGGTAAGCTCATTGGTAAAGGGTGGCGTTTTACCACCAAACCTTCGAACTGGCGTCATGTGGCCCACCGGGTTGCCGATGAGATCTATACCCGCTTAACCGGCGAACGTGCCTACTTTACTTCACGCATTGCCTTTGTGGCCAAACGTGGTAAACAGAGCTTTCTCTCCATGATGGATGCCGATGGCGCCAACCGCATGGATTTGAAGGTAAAGGGCCGTAACGATCTGGTCCTGACCCCACGCTTTTCACCCGATGGCGAGCGCTTGCTCTACATCTCCTATGAAACGGGTGAGCCACGCATCTACCGTTGGGACCTCTATACGGGTAAGCGGGTACGCCGTTCCAACTATCCTGGCTTGAACTCTACGCCAGCATGGTCACCCGATGGTCGCCATATGGCCTTAACCCTCAGTAAAGATGGTAATGCTGAGATCTATGTCATTGATATGCGGAGTCAGAAATTAACACGCCTGACCTACAACGCAGCCATTGACACCTCACCATCCTGGTCACCGGATGGACGCCGTTTGGTCTTTACCTCAGATCGGGCTGGCACCCCACAGCTTTATATCATGAATGCGGATGGTCGCAATGTTCAACGCCTGACCCGCCGTGGCAAGAGCAGCACCGCGCCTAAATGGTCACCCCGTGGGGACAAGATCGCGTTTGTACGCGGTGGAGGCGGTAAATTCCGTATTGCCGTTATCGGCACCAACGGACGCAATGAAGTGATGCTTACCGATAGCTGGATGGATGAATCCCCCACATGGTCACCCAATGGTCGGGTCATCCTATTCTCCCGTCAACAACGCGGAACAGCCCGTACCCGGCTCTATACCATCGACATCACAGGCTTTAATGAGCTGGAAGTTCCACTGGAACAGGGCATCAGCGCCTCCGATCCTTCTTGGTCACCCGTGATCAAATAA